GGACGCCGACGGTCAGTTCGGCGGTGTGGCTCAGCTTGTCCAGCTCCGGCGCGTGGAGGTGGACCCAGCCGACTACCTCGTCCTCGACGGTGGCGACGAAGAACAGCCGCGACTCGAGGTCGTTGTGCCGGAGCAGCGCCTCCTCGTGGTCGATCTCGTCGGCGACGGTCTCGGCCTCGATATAGGTCTTCTCCGCGGCGACCACCCGGATCGCGCCGACGATCCCCGTCAGATCGCCCTGACGCGCCGGCCGGATGTGGAACTCGAGGTCGTCGGCGACGTACTCCTCCTCGGCGCCGGCGTCGATCGCGACCTGCAGCGATCCGTCCCGCTCCTTGAGGCGGCCGTCGCGTTTGAGGATCGCGACGTGGTGTCTGAACCTGGCCGGTTCGATTGCGAGTTCCTCGCGGGCGTCCTCGGCGTCGACGGCGCCCCGTCGCTCGACGAACTCGTAGATCGTCCGCCGGTCCGCGTGGTCGAACTCGAGGCTATTCTTTTGCGCCATGTCATAACACACCACGGGTACCTATTTAATGGTTAGAGCCCCGCGGATGAGCGCTACTGCAAGCGGGTGTGGCAGGAGCCGACTTAATACGCCAATACGTACAGCCCGCCGAACTTGCACCGGCAGGCCGACGGGACGAGTGCGCGGTGGTTCCGACGGGATCGAATCCGTCGAACCGGTTCGCGCACGCTATGATCGGGATGGATCCGGCTCTGACTGTGGTGGTTGCTGGGTGCGCACTCGCCCTCTCGGCTGCGGTCGGGCTGGTCGCTCACGAGTCAGCCCACGCGCTGGTCCTCCGCCT
The DNA window shown above is from Halopiger xanaduensis SH-6 and carries:
- a CDS encoding GNAT family N-acetyltransferase; protein product: MAQKNSLEFDHADRRTIYEFVERRGAVDAEDAREELAIEPARFRHHVAILKRDGRLKERDGSLQVAIDAGAEEEYVADDLEFHIRPARQGDLTGIVGAIRVVAAEKTYIEAETVADEIDHEEALLRHNDLESRLFFVATVEDEVVGWVHLHAPELDKLSHTAELTVGVLEAYRGRGIGSHLLERGLEWAASSGYEKVYQSVPATNADAIGFLEAHGWETEAVREDHYKLDADYVDEVMMAVEL